A region of Saccopteryx leptura isolate mSacLep1 chromosome X, mSacLep1_pri_phased_curated, whole genome shotgun sequence DNA encodes the following proteins:
- the P2RY8 gene encoding P2Y purinoceptor 8 produces MDINMTRPDNATLQMLQNPVIGKVLPVVYSLVALVSIPGNLFSLWVLCCHLGPRTPSVIFMINLSLTDLTLAAVLPFQIYYHCNGHHWVFGPRLCTFVTVAFYANMYSSILTMTCISVDRFLGVVYPLASARWRRRRYALLTCLGLWALLLAALSPLLRTDLTYAVRELGIVTCFDVLQSTMLPSVAMWAIFLFTLFVVLFLLPFVVTVACYTATILRLLRAASSSSSSSEPHAAGGGGQRRRAVGLAATVLLAFVTCFAPNNFVLLAHIVGRLFLGTSYYHLYKLTLCLSCLNNCLDPFVYYFASREFQVRVRAFLRPRRPSPPLVSALDSRRDSLFSTRTLLAPSVSSGQADGLEAAGRPFLVRQESVF; encoded by the coding sequence ATGGACATCAACATGACACGCCCGGACAACGCCACGCTCCAGATGCTGCAGAACCCGGTCATCGGCAAGGTCCTGCCGGTGGTGTACTCGCTGGTGGCCCTGGTCAGCATCCCGGGCAACCTCTTCTCCCTGTGGGTCCTGTGCTGCCACCTGGGGCCCCGGACGCCCTCGGTCATCTTCATGATCAACCTGAGCCTGACGGACCTGACCCTGGCCGCCGTCCTGCCGTTTCAGATCTACTACCACTGCAACGGCCACCACTGGGTGTTCGGGCCGCGACTCTGCACCTTCGTCACCGTGGCCTTCTACGCCAACATGTACTCCTCCATCCTGACCATGACCTGCATCAGCGTGGACCGCTTCCTGGGCGTGGTCTACCCGCTGGCCTCGGCGCGCTGGCGGCGGCGCCGCTATGCCCTGCTGACCTGCCTGGGCCTGTGGGCGCTGCTGCTGGCCGCCCTGTCCCCGCTGCTGCGCACCGACCTCACCTACGCCGTGCGGGAGCTGGGCATCGTCACCTGCTTCGACGTCCTGCAGTCCACCATGCTGCCCAGCGTGGCCATGTGGGCCATCTTCCTCTTCACCCTCTTCGTCGTCCTCTTCCTGCTGCCCTTCGTGGTGACGGTAGCCTGCTACACGGCCACCATCCTCAGGCTGCTGcgcgccgcctcctcctcctcctcctcctccgagcCGCACGCCGCCGGCGGCGGGGGCCAGAGACGGCGCGCCGTGGGCCTGGCCGCCACGGTGCTTCTGGCCTTCGTCACCTGCTTCGCGCCCAACAACTTCGTGCTGCTGGCACACATCGTCGGCCGCCTCTTCCTGGGCACCAGCTACTACCACCTGTACAAGCTCACGCTCTGCCTCAGCTGCCTCAACAACTGCCTGGACCCGTTCGTCTACTACTTTGCCTCCCGGGAGTTCCAGGTCCGGGTCCGGGCTTTCCTCAGGCCCCGGCGGCCGTCGCCGCCACTGGTCAGCGCCCTGGACTCCCGCCGGGACAGTCTCTTCTCCACCCGCACGCTGCTGGCGCCCTCCGTCTCCAGCGGCCAAGCGGACGGGCTGGAGGCGGCCGGCCGGCCGTTCCTGGTGAGACAGGAGAGCGTGTTCTGA